AGAGCCGGCCGTCCTCACCGAACCGCATCCAGGCGATGTCGTCGCCGAGGGTCTCGACCTTCCAGCCCGGGATGGTGGGCTCGAGCATCGCCAGGTTGGTCTTGCCGCACGCCGAGGGGAACGCCGCGGCGATGTAGTGCACGACGCCCTCGGGGTTGGTCAGCTTGAGGATGAGCATGTGCTCGGCCAGCCAGCCCTCGTCGCGGGCCATGACCGAGGCGATCCGCAGCGAGTAGCACTTCTTGCCCAGCAGGGCGTTGCCGCCGTAGCCCGAGCCGTAGGACCAGATCATCCGCTCCTCGGGGAACTGGACGATGTACTTGGTCTCGCTGCACGGCCACGCGACGTCGGCCTGGCCCTCGGCCAGCGGGGCGCCCAGGGAGTGCATGGCGGGCACGAACGGGCGGTCGGTGCCCATGGCCTGCAGGGCGGCGGTGCCGATCCGGGCCATCACGCGCATGGAGACCACGACGTACTCGGAGTCGGTGAGCTCGACGCCGAACATCGGCGCCTCGGCCTCGATCGGGCCCATGCAGAACGGGATGACGTACATCGTCCGACCGCGCATGCACCCCCGGTACAGCTCGGTCATGACGGCCTTCATCTCGGCCGGTTCCATCCAGTTGTTGGTGGGACCGGCGTCGGCCTCGTCGACCGAGCAGATGTAGGTGCGGTCCTCGACCCGGGCGACGTCACTGGGGTCGGACTGGGCCAGGAAGGAGTTCGGCTTCGCGGTGAGGCGGGTGAAGGTGCCGGCGGCCACGAGGGACTCGGTGAGCCGGGTCCACTCCTCGTCGCTGCCGTCGACCCAGACCACCTGGTCGGGCGTGGTCAGCTCAGCCATCTCCGCCACCCAGGCCAGCAGCTGCGCGTGCTCGGTGGGGGCGTTCTCGATGCCGGGTGTGGCCACGGACGTCACAGGCGTCTCCATCCTGGTGAACGCCTGGTGCGGGTCTCACACCGGCGCTGGTGCAATCGACTTGGCTCCCCCGGCGACCTCGTCGTCCCCAGGGGATCTGGGAAGGCTAGCGCCGCCGGAGGGGGTCCAACACCCTGAGATCTATGACGTACATGACGTCTACCCGCCGGTAGGACGTCTCGGACGTCTCCCGCTGTGACGAGGTCGTCGGAAGAGCCCCCGTCCGGGGTCCGTTCGGCCCTGGTGTGAGCGCACCCACCCTGTCCACGCCCCTCGTCCTGCGCGGGGTGACGCTGCCCAACCGGCTCGTCGTCGCCCCCATGTGCCAGTACTCCGTGGTCGAGGGCGTGGTCGGGGACCACCACCTGGTCCACCTCGGCCGGTTCGCCCTGGGCGGCTTCGGCACCGTCGTCGTGGAGGCCACCGCGGTCACCCGGGACGGCCGGATCAGCCACGGCGACGTGGGGCTCTGGGACGACGGACAGGTCGCCGGGCTCGCCCGGGTCGCCGCCTTCCTGCGCGAGCACGGCGCCGTCCCGGCCGTGCAGCTCGCGCACGCCGGCGGCAAGGCCTCCAGCCACCGCCCCTGGGACGGCGAGGGCCCGGTCACCGCCGCCGACGCGCTGCCCGGCGAGGAGCCGTGGCAGACGGTCGGGCCCAGCGAGGTGCCCCTGGGCGAGGGCTGGCCGACCCCGCACGCGCTGACCACCGACGAGCTCGCCGCCCTGGTGCAGGACTGGGTCGCGGCCACCCACCGCGCCGAGCAGGCCGGGTTCGACGTGGTCGAGGTGCACGCCGCACACGGCTACCTGCTCAACGAGTTCCTGTCGCCGCTGACCAACACCCGCACCGACGGCTACGGGGGCTCGCTGGAGGCCCGGATGCGCTTCCCGCTGGAGGTCGTGGCCGCCGTCCGTGCCGCCTGGCCTGCGGACAAGCCGCTGCTGGTGCGGGTGTCCTCGGTGGACGGGGCGGCCGACGGCACGACGATCGAGGACACGGTGGCCTTCGCCCGCGAGCTGGCCGCCCTCGGCGTCGACGCGGTGGACGCCTCGGGCGGTGGCATCGGCGGCGGGTGGCAGCACCCGATCGGCTACGGCTACCAGGTGCCGTTCGCGGCGGCGATCAAGGAGGGCTCCGGGCTGCCCACCATGGCGGTCGGGATCATCACCGAGCCGGCCCAGGCCGAGGCCGTGCTGGCCACCGGGCAGGCCGACCTCGTCGCGCTCGCCCGCGCCGCGCAGGACGACCCGAACTGGCCGCTGCACGCCGCCCGCGAGCTGTCCGGCGGCTCCTACGACGCGTGGCCGGTGCAGTCCGGCCCGCGGCTGGCCTCCCGGGACCGGCTGCTCGGCTCGATCGGCCCGTGGACCGGCCCGGACCCGGTGCAGCTGGCCCCGCCGCGCAGCTGACTCAGGCGCCGTACCGCGGCGCCGTGCCGGCGAGGAACTCCTCCCAGGCCGGCGGCGCGGCGGTGCCGCGCACCTCGGCGTCGAGCCGGTCGAGGTACCAGTGCCACCCGAGGGCGACGTCGTCCGGCACGTCCGCGGCCCCCCGGAAGACCTGGCTGAACACCAGCGTCGTGGCACCGCCGACCTCGGCCAGGTCCAGGTCGACCGCCCAGTGGTCGGGTGCCCCCCAGGCCACCGACAGCCGTCGTCCCTCAGCACACTCCACGACGGTCAGCGGCTCGCCGGTGGCGCCGTCCTCGGCGGTCATGGTCAGCAGTCCGGTGCCGCCGGGTTCCCGGGGCCCGTCGTAGGTGCCGAACCAGCGGGCCAGCCGGTCGGGCGCGGTGAGCGCCGCCCACACCTCGGCGGCGGGCACGTCCCAGTGCCGGGTGAACTGCAGGCGTGCGCCCGCGGGGGTGCTGTCCGTGGTCCCTGGCTCGGTCATCGGTGGCCTCCTCGGGCGCCAGTGTGGTTCGTCCCGGCGCCCGCGGGGAAGACCCGCGCCCATGACCGTCACCGATCCCGACGTCCCGGACCCGTTGAACGACCCCCGCACCACCCAGGCCGACCCCGGCGCACTCGGCGAGGGCGCCGACCTCGCCTCCACCGAGGACGACGCCGTCACCGCCGGTGAGGACGAGCTCGTCGAGGACCCCGCCGGAGAGCCCGCCGAGCAGCTGACCGAGCAGGCCCCCTAGGAGGCCCGGCCGGCCAGCGCGGCCAGCGCGTCGGCCACGGCGGCCGGCTGCTCGAGCGCGGTGAGGTGCCCCGAGCCGGGGACGA
This sequence is a window from Geodermatophilaceae bacterium NBWT11. Protein-coding genes within it:
- a CDS encoding phosphoenolpyruvate carboxykinase (GTP) — encoded protein: MTSVATPGIENAPTEHAQLLAWVAEMAELTTPDQVVWVDGSDEEWTRLTESLVAAGTFTRLTAKPNSFLAQSDPSDVARVEDRTYICSVDEADAGPTNNWMEPAEMKAVMTELYRGCMRGRTMYVIPFCMGPIEAEAPMFGVELTDSEYVVVSMRVMARIGTAALQAMGTDRPFVPAMHSLGAPLAEGQADVAWPCSETKYIVQFPEERMIWSYGSGYGGNALLGKKCYSLRIASVMARDEGWLAEHMLILKLTNPEGVVHYIAAAFPSACGKTNLAMLEPTIPGWKVETLGDDIAWMRFGEDGRLYALNPEFGLFGVAPGTGWDTNPNAMRTIDQGNSVFTNVALTDDGDIWWEGMTEEPPAHLTDWKGRDWTPDAGEPSSHPNSRFCTPITQCPILAPEYDDPKGVPISAILFGGRRKTTIPLVSEARDWNHGVFMGATLSSETTAAATGAVGVVRRDPFAMLPFIGYNAGDYVNHWVETGKGADATKLPKIFYVNWFRRDDEGGFLWPGFGENSRVLKWVVERLEGTASAVETAVGHVPTARSLDVEGLGMTDEQVEAALAVKSEEWQAEVPQITEWFEKFGDKLPTTMWDELEILKSRLA
- a CDS encoding NADH:flavin oxidoreductase/NADH oxidase, which gives rise to MSAPTLSTPLVLRGVTLPNRLVVAPMCQYSVVEGVVGDHHLVHLGRFALGGFGTVVVEATAVTRDGRISHGDVGLWDDGQVAGLARVAAFLREHGAVPAVQLAHAGGKASSHRPWDGEGPVTAADALPGEEPWQTVGPSEVPLGEGWPTPHALTTDELAALVQDWVAATHRAEQAGFDVVEVHAAHGYLLNEFLSPLTNTRTDGYGGSLEARMRFPLEVVAAVRAAWPADKPLLVRVSSVDGAADGTTIEDTVAFARELAALGVDAVDASGGGIGGGWQHPIGYGYQVPFAAAIKEGSGLPTMAVGIITEPAQAEAVLATGQADLVALARAAQDDPNWPLHAARELSGGSYDAWPVQSGPRLASRDRLLGSIGPWTGPDPVQLAPPRS
- a CDS encoding ATPase, coding for MTEPGTTDSTPAGARLQFTRHWDVPAAEVWAALTAPDRLARWFGTYDGPREPGGTGLLTMTAEDGATGEPLTVVECAEGRRLSVAWGAPDHWAVDLDLAEVGGATTLVFSQVFRGAADVPDDVALGWHWYLDRLDAEVRGTAAPPAWEEFLAGTAPRYGA